From Penicillium psychrofluorescens genome assembly, chromosome: 6, one genomic window encodes:
- a CDS encoding uncharacterized protein (ID:PFLUO_008786-T1.cds;~source:funannotate), which yields MSTSKRPTYFCTRPTGTLTPLIAMDDLPDHVHIRGVPRTITVAETHGMTSCGVSTARNEAWIIEDLNVLADRTYITQESLIELQRLLNIMITDPNTTPNLRAAAQSFIYRGIDPTIPIEGASNGNNMVVALSNAPVAQSNDANGGNGSSSATGSASGNGKHHNSKKEYCSYWIRHGECDYQQQGCLYKHEMPTDLAMLERLGLRDIPRWYREKFNVHSLLGQGGPRAPNQTNEQQGNVKAIEYNPQNAPQSPPQTTSQIITGDIVARAVTSVQKITNPQPALGAGMMQVSTAPPIAPVAPVVPAAPIDSNQHHAPLYVHTGQHAVSGPAFASSSTAGPSQAYPDVSYPDVDHLAQFDLLTDLDDELHATTYDHGPGHSNYGGYPGGANASNTRFFNNDDHYTPTVSQPKHWEKRNWRGRGRRLWDNETNSSNGGVQIKDTRPVDPFRSRPYYYRHRKVGASTDGAQSVGSPEPLEHLSSPISELVADSEPLDQNEVLHHWGLIGSRRQHLKHDSNATVKPGSSGYCFMDGSTGSN from the exons ATGAGCACTTCGAAGCGTCCTACATACTTCTGCACCCGCCCTACCGGCACCTTGACTCCGCTCATTGCGATGGATGACCTGCCCGATCACGTCCACATTCGTGGTGTCCCACGCACCATAACTGTTGCGGAGACCCACGGCATGACCAGCTGTGGTGTTTCCACGGCTCGTAATGAGGCCTGGATTATTGAAGACCTCAATGTCCTTGCGGACCGTACCTACATTACCCAGGAATCCCTTATTGAGCTGCAGCGTCTGCTCAACATTATGATTACTGACCCAAATACCACCCCGAACCTGCGTGCTGCTGCCCAGAGCTTCATTTACCGTGGTATCGACCCGACGATCCCTATCGAGGGTGCTTCCAACGGCAACAACATGGTTGTGGCTCTGTCCAACGCTCCCGTTGCGCAGTCCAACGATGCAAATGGTGGAAATGGTAGCAGCAGTGCCACTGGCAGTGCCAGTGGGAATGGCAAGCAC CACAACAGCAAGAAGGAGTACTGCTCGTACTGGATCCGCCACGGCGAGTGCGACTACCAGCAGCAAG GTTGCCTCTACAAGCATGAGATGCCCACCGATctggccatgctggagcGTCTGGGTCTTCGCGATATCCCACGTTGGTATCGTGAGAAGTTCAATGTCCACAGCCTCCTGGGCCAGGGTGGCCCTCGTGCTCCGAACCAGACCAACGAGCAGCAGGGCAACGTCAAGGCGATTGAGTACAACCCACAGAACGCCCCTCAGAGCCCGCCTCAGACCACCTCGCAGATTATCACTGGGGATATCGTCGCCCGAGCCGTTACTAGCGTTCAGAAAATTACCAATCCCCAGCCAGCTCTCGGTGCTGGAATGATGCAGGTTTCCACCGCTCCTCCCATCGCTCCTGTTGCCCCAGTTGTCCCAGCTGCCCCCATTGACTCCAACCAACACCATGCGCCCCTCTATGTCCACACTGGACAGCATGCCGTGAGTGGACCTGCTTTCGCCAGCAGCTCGACGGCCGGTCCTTCTCAGGCCTATCCTGACGTTTCTTATCCTGATGTTGACCACTTGGCCCAGTTTGATCTGCTGACAGATCTTGATGACGAGCTGCACGCAACCACTTACGACCATGGCCCTGGTCACAGCAACTATGGCGGTTACCCTGGTGGCGCTAATGCGTCGAACACCCGTTTCTTTAACAATGACG ATCACTACACCCCCACCGTCTCCCAGCCCAAGCATTGGGAGAAGCGCAACTGGCGTGGCAGGGGCCGTCGTCTGTGGGATAACGAGACCAATTCTTCCAATGGTGGTGTGCAGATCAAGGACACTCGTCCCGTCGACCCATTCCGATCCCGTCCCTACTACTACCGCCACCGCAAGGTCGGCGCTTCCACCGACGGCGCTCAATCCGTTGGCTCTCCCGAGCCTCTGGAGCATCTCAGCTCCCCCATCAGCGAGCTAGTTGCCGATAGCGAGCCCCTTGACCAGAACGAGGTGCTGCACCACTGGGGTTTGATCGGTTCTCGTCGCCAGCATTTGAAGCACGATAGCAATGCCACGGTAAAGCCTGGTTCTTCGGGCTACTGCTTCATGGATGGCTCCACCGGCTCTAACTAG